The following DNA comes from Hahella chejuensis KCTC 2396.
GCCATCGCTCACCCCAGCCTAGTTATCAATATTCAGAAAGGCAGACAGTATCACAAAACAAAACCAGCAAAACACAAGAATAATTATAAATTCAAAACAAATACAACCAAAAAGGCTACCCCGTTTCTTTTAAATGAATAATCTTAGGCTCTTTTGGGTTCAGCTACATAAAGCACAATCAGCATCTAATAATTACCCAGCTTTTATTGTTATCCAGGTACCGATATAGGCATTCTATGCCGCATATTTGATGCTTGGGTGATTAAAGTATTTTTTTACCCTCGCAGGTTTCTTTTGCAACATACACATATATGATCGGTTTTTCTTTTTGAGATCCCCTTTCTTTCTCGCCGGCTTACCACCGTGAACTCCCGCTTTTAAGTCACAATTCAAGTATTCGTCCGGGTTCAATTCCGGGGAATAGGCGGATAAATAGAACACTTCAATATGGTCCCGGTTCTCCTCAAGCCAAGCTTTCACCACCTTGGCGCGATGGACTCTCAAATTGTCCAGTATCAGGAAGACCTTGTGTCTGGCGTCTTTGATCAACCGCTTCATGACCCCTGTCAACCGGTCCGAGCCCGAAGGGCTGAAGTGATTGCGCTTGTTATGGCTACACTTCACTGTTTTGTACCTTTTGATGATGTTTTCCGCCTCTTCTCTTCCTTCAAAAGCTCATCGAAGCTTATTCCAAACCTTTGCTCCATTTTCTCTAGGCATAGAGCAAGTGCCCGGAGAATATGAAGGTTATTTGCTCCAAAAGCATAATAAGCAGACTGGTACCTTTCTTCGCCTAAGATACAGCTAGCCATCTCACCCGATGAGGATTCTGTAAAGGGAAATTTGCCGCGGTATTTTTCTTTCACACCATTCTTGTTAATGAACGTTACAGGATATCGAAAATCTCGACCTTCGCCTTCCCACACTCCTCTTGGCCCAAAATTTTGAATATTGCCGTTATAGCACTCTCTTCCAATCGTATACTCAAGATCATGAAGTAAGCCAAAAAAAGCAAGGGATCGTTTTTTCTTTGTCATTACGCGATTTCCTCTTTGTATCTATAAGGCCCAGCCCACACGCCAGCCTGGAGCTGCGAAGCAGCGGGAAACCGGTCACCGAGCAGGTGATCGTTAAAAGTGCTTTTCATCTATAATATCCATCACCGGTCTATTTCCGCGCTGAGAATTGCAGTGCAGGCACGCCGTGACAAGATTATCAAGAGAGTTATCGCCACCTTTTGAAACTGGCTGCACGTGATCCAGTGTCGCGGTAAATCTCGTGAGTTGTTTGGAGCAATAACGGCACTTGTAGTCATCGCGATCAAATACTTTGAAGCGGTTTTCTCTGACATTGTAAAAGTCCAGCTCTTTTCTCAAATCTCTTTCTGACTTTGGCACCTCTTTAGCGATGGCCTTCTTCGCCTCTTGGCAGAGCTCAATTTCTTCAGGAAGATGTACCTTATACAAGGTGCCTTCTCTTGTAGTGCCACCAGCTTTTGAAATTGCCCCTTTCTCTTCAAGGCCATTCAGAGCTTTTTGCACAGCGCCATAGCTCAAGCCATCAGATTGACCGCTCGATGAAGTGATAACACCGGAACTCATGCCCCGAACGCTAGCCCTTGTGTATTGAGTACCTTCGCCCAATACAGATTTTCTGAATAGATGCCAGTAAACAGCAGCTTCGTATGGATACAGCGCGGGCTGCAAATAATCAATTACAGAACACACGATTTCAGGCAACTCAAAGAAATCAAAATTCTCCGCGAAAGCCTGATCGTCTGCAGAGGCAGTTTCTGCCTCTAACTCATCAAGTAGTGCCCTTATTTCTTCTATCTTGCTCACATGCCCTCCTGAACTCTTAACATTTGTGTATTGCGCATGCGCGTTTTTCAAGACCAAGAATTTGAAGATAACTCCTCCAGCCCACAGCCCACTGACTCCAATGAAAAATTTAAACTACTTCAGTTATGAAAAAACCGTGGATGCTAGTAGACGCCTTTGTGGCGCCTATCAATAGCGATAAAAAAACTAATCAAACAAACCTCTCAGCAATCACAAGCGCGCTCTCTCGATTTTTGCGATCAAGTTTGAGTAGCGTTGTCAGGTAGTCTCTGTGCCGTTGTTCGCGGCAGAGTGTTGGCGGCATTTCCAGCAGGTCTTTCTTGGTGAGTTCTTCGCCATCGTATTCCGGCCTGGAAGCCTCGAAGCAGGACGCCTCAATGTCGTCGAATACCGTCATTTCCACTGGGTCAGCCAAGGCGATATTGAGACTGGGCAGTAGTCGTTTGCGCAGTTTTAAAATAGTCAGGTACAGGGCGCTGAAGATAATAAATTCATTCATCTCCGCCTGATCGTCGCTGGCGTCGTATTCTTCTTCGAAGGGCTCCCAGTCAATCAGTTCGTAGCGGATCATATCCAAGAGTTCGTCGCCACGAGTGCGGTCGTTATCAAGGTATTCCGCCACATTGGACAGGTAGCCGCGAACGGAAGCGCGCTCAGCGATGGCGTCGCCACAGGCGAAATTCAGATACCAGCTCTCCTGCTCCTGGCCGATGGCGATCCAATCGAGTCTGTCCGGATCGCTCCAAAGCGCTCTCATGCGTTCATTGACAGGAAGCGCCTTGGAAAAGGCGTCGCTGTATAAAACGTACATGGCGTCTAGGATATCTTCGTAGGTTTTCACGAGCGGTTCTCTTTCGGGTTAGCGTTGAGCGATAGTATTCATAACAAACCCGGCCGCCATATCCAAGCAGGTATCGATGTTTGGGTTATATTTCAGAATCAGGCGCCCTTGAACATAGCAGACGCCGCTCAAGCGGCGGGGCCAGCGCGAGTTTGCCGGCCCCACAGGAGGAAACGTCAATCGGATTGCGTGATAGGCAGCTCACCCGGATTGAAGTGATCCACCTGAATAGCGTCGTCCACCGCTTCCTCCGCTTCACGGTATCGCTCCGCCTCATCCGTGGTGAGGATTTTCTTGTTCACCGCCGCTTCCAGCATCGTGTGCAGATCTTCGTCATGAATGTCCCCGGCTTTGACGGCCTTCTTGAGACGTTTCTCCACATTGGCCACGCCTACTTTTTTCAGGAAGGCGTTTTCGATGCGTCCAACCGGGTCATCCGGGCGGGTGTTCCGATATACGCCATCCACCAGCCTGTCGCGGGCGTCGGAAGGCTGTAGCAGCATTTCGGCGATCTCACGGCAAGTCGCGTCATCGGGGCGCTCATAGTGACGCCCAAGCGGAAACACCAGTGGCCTCAACAATACGCCCAGCGCCTTCACCGGGTAATTGCGCAGGACTTCATGCAACGCATTCTGGATTTCAGATTGGCAATAGTGCATCGCCCAATGCATCAGAGGCAGGTCGGACTTCGGACAGCCGTCGTCATGGAAGCGCTTCAGCACGCTGGAGCCCAGATAGAGGTAACTCAAACAGTCCCCTAAGCGGCCAGAAATCATTTCCCGACGCTTGAGCTCGCCCCCCAAAGTGGCGAGGGTTACGTCGCTCACCAGGCCGAATGCTGCAGCCAGACGCGACATATGACGGAAATAGGTTCGGGTTTCCCGCGCCATCTCCGGCGCGGACGCCAGACTACTTCCAGTCAGCCCCAACACCAAAGACCGGGCCGTAAGCTGCAGGTTGCGGCGGATGTGTTTGAAGAAGATATGGTCAAACTCATCCAACGCCTTTTCTTTATTCGGATTCTGGGCCGCCTCCATTTCCTGTAACAGGTAGGGATGGGCGCGAATCGCGCCCTGCCCGAAGATCATCAGGCTGCGAGTCAGAATATTCGCACCCTCCACCGTGATGCTGATGGGAATCGCCTGATATACCCGCGCGATGTAATTGCGAGGCCCCTTGATCACGCCCCGCCCTGCATGCACATCCATGGCCGCGCCGACCACAGCGCGCATTTTTTCCGTGTTGTGGTATTTCAGAATCGCCGAAGGCACCGCCGGCTTTTCGTGGTTATCCAGCAGGCCCGCCGTCATCACTCTGGCGCTGTCCATCAAATAGGTGAGGCCGCCAATCCTCGCCAATGCTTCCTGCACCCCTTCGAAGTATCCCACTGGCAGGTTGAACTGCTCACGGATGCGGGCATAGGCCCCGCTGGTGAGGCAGGACAGCTTGCCCGCCCCTGCGCTCAACGCCGGCAGAGAAATGGCGCGTCCCACGGACAGGCAATTCATCAGCATCGCCCAGCCTTTGCCGATGTATTTCTCGCCGCCGATCAGGAAATCCATGGGAATAAAAACATCCTCGCCCCAAGTCGGCCCGTTCATGAATACCGTGTTGAGGGGCAAATGGCGCGCGCCGGTTTGCACGCCGGGGGTGCTGGTGGGAATCAGCGCGCAGGACACGCCCCGCTCAACTTCATCGCCAATCAGATGATCCGGATCGTAGACTTTAAAGGCCAGGCCCAGCACCGTCGCCACCGGCGCCAGGGTGATGTAGCGCTTGTTCCAGCTCAGGCGCAAGCCGATGACTTCTTTGCCTTCCCATTCGCCTTTGCAGACAACGCCTTTATCAGTAATGGCGCCAGCGTCGGAGCCTGCTCGCGGAGAAGTCAGTGCGAAGCAGGGAATTTCTTCTCCTTTGGCGAGGCGCGGCAAATAGTAATCTTTCTGCTCCTCCGTTCCATAGTGCAACAACAGCTCCCCCGGCCCCAGCGAGTTGGGCACCATGACGGTCACCGCGCCTGTAATACTGCGGGTGGCGACTTTCATCACCGCGGTGGAGTGAGCCAGCGCCGAGAGTTCCAGCCCCCCATATTTTTTGGGGATGATCATGCCGAAAAAGCCGTTTTCCTTGATGAACTCCCATGTGGCTGAACTCAAATCGTAGCGCTGGTGGGTGATTTCCCAATCGTTGAGCATCTCGCATAACTGCTCCACAGGGCCATCGATAAAGGCTTTGTCTTCCTTTGTCAGGGTGGGCTTGCCCATGGCGAGCAATTTGTTCCAATCCGGCATGCCAGTGAACAAATCGCCGTCCCAGCTAACGGTGCCCGCCTCAATCGCTTCTTTCTCAGTATCGGAAATGCCGGGCAGCGTCTTTCCCACCCAGGCGAGAATCGGCGCGGTGATGTAACGCCGCCGGATGGAAGAGGAGTTAAGCAGCACCGCCACCGCAATGAATAATCCCCAAACAACCAACAAGCCCGCAAAACCGGGATCAGTGAATGAGAAGGCCAAAGCGGCGATGGTGAAAAGTACTGTCCAGGACAACGCGCCGGCGCCGAGATAAGCTAGCGCCAACGCCGCCAATAACAGAAGCAATACGGTCATGTTCTCCTCCTTGGAGTGTTGCGAACTCAACCAAGGACTGAACGCTGGTGGAGGCCGTCATCTCTCCGCCATGAGAACGATGTTTATGCCGTTCATAGCGCGTTCAACCGCGTCCTCAGACCTGGAAATAATTCGGAAATTCATTTAAAAACCTGCACTTCCGACTAAATCCTATGTATTAATTACCGTAACACGTAATACGCGGGGGATAATGTTTTACCTATCAATCTTTCCTTACAGATAGGTAATATACGCGGAAATTTCATGGATAGAACCTGTGAACAAATAAATATAAAACATTGCTGAAATACGAGGTAATTATGCAGTCTCTGACTGGATACAAGATTAGCGGCGACGGTCAGCCCATATTGCTACTGCACAGCTCCATGAGCTCCAAGGCGCAATGGAAAATGCTCACCAGCCAGCTGCAGGATAACTATAGAACGCTTGCGGTGGATTTGTGGGGATACGGCGAAGCGCCCTATCCGACCCACTTGGCGGAGCATTTCAGTCTGCAGGATGAGGTCGAACGCGTCGTCGCCGTATTGGCGCAAACAGTGGGGAACTCAGCGCCGGTGCACGTGGTTGGCCACTCCTACGGGGCGGCGACTGCATTGAGATTCGCAACCCAGCATTCTGAGCGCGTTCTCAGCCTGACCATTTACGAGCCTGTCGCCTTCCATCTGTTATCCCGTGAGGAACCCGCCTTTCTGGAAATTGCGGAAGTGGTGAAGAAGTTAGAGGAAACCATCGCGCAAAACGACGAGATGGGGGCTACTCAGCAGTTTATTGATTATTGGTCCGGCCCTGGCGCATTCAAACGCTACCCTGCGGATATTCGCAACGCCCTGAGCGGACAAATCCGGAAAGTGGCGCTGGATTTCAAAGCGTTGATCGAGGAACCCACTCGCCTGGAGGACTACGCCGACTTTACCTTCTCCACCTACCTGATGGCGGGAGAACAAAGCCCCCTCTCTTCTCGGCGCATCAGCGAGCGGTTACGGGAAAGCCTGCCCAATCTGGAATTCAAACAAACGCCCTGGGGACATATGGCCCCTATCACTCATGTCGCAGACATCAATGAGCTGATTCTGGCGCGTTTTATGGACTAAGCGGTTACAGGTATCGGATTCTTTTGGGGACACAAAAAAATCCCCGCCTCAGCGGGGATTTTTCTAACAAATCAGAGTCAGGTGAGTCTTATTGGCCTGCGCTGGTGATAATCCAACGCTGGTTGTTCGCCCCTACCCAATCCCACTGACGCAGTCTTGCGCCGTTATAGGTTCCGCCTGCTGCGTCCACATCCAACGCCTTGCCGCTG
Coding sequences within:
- a CDS encoding transposase, translated to MKRLIKDARHKVFLILDNLRVHRAKVVKAWLEENRDHIEVFYLSAYSPELNPDEYLNCDLKAGVHGGKPARKKGDLKKKNRSYMCMLQKKPARVKKYFNHPSIKYAA
- a CDS encoding HNH endonuclease, which produces MSKIEEIRALLDELEAETASADDQAFAENFDFFELPEIVCSVIDYLQPALYPYEAAVYWHLFRKSVLGEGTQYTRASVRGMSSGVITSSSGQSDGLSYGAVQKALNGLEEKGAISKAGGTTREGTLYKVHLPEEIELCQEAKKAIAKEVPKSERDLRKELDFYNVRENRFKVFDRDDYKCRYCSKQLTRFTATLDHVQPVSKGGDNSLDNLVTACLHCNSQRGNRPVMDIIDEKHF
- a CDS encoding acyl-CoA dehydrogenase produces the protein MTVLLLLLAALALAYLGAGALSWTVLFTIAALAFSFTDPGFAGLLVVWGLFIAVAVLLNSSSIRRRYITAPILAWVGKTLPGISDTEKEAIEAGTVSWDGDLFTGMPDWNKLLAMGKPTLTKEDKAFIDGPVEQLCEMLNDWEITHQRYDLSSATWEFIKENGFFGMIIPKKYGGLELSALAHSTAVMKVATRSITGAVTVMVPNSLGPGELLLHYGTEEQKDYYLPRLAKGEEIPCFALTSPRAGSDAGAITDKGVVCKGEWEGKEVIGLRLSWNKRYITLAPVATVLGLAFKVYDPDHLIGDEVERGVSCALIPTSTPGVQTGARHLPLNTVFMNGPTWGEDVFIPMDFLIGGEKYIGKGWAMLMNCLSVGRAISLPALSAGAGKLSCLTSGAYARIREQFNLPVGYFEGVQEALARIGGLTYLMDSARVMTAGLLDNHEKPAVPSAILKYHNTEKMRAVVGAAMDVHAGRGVIKGPRNYIARVYQAIPISITVEGANILTRSLMIFGQGAIRAHPYLLQEMEAAQNPNKEKALDEFDHIFFKHIRRNLQLTARSLVLGLTGSSLASAPEMARETRTYFRHMSRLAAAFGLVSDVTLATLGGELKRREMISGRLGDCLSYLYLGSSVLKRFHDDGCPKSDLPLMHWAMHYCQSEIQNALHEVLRNYPVKALGVLLRPLVFPLGRHYERPDDATCREIAEMLLQPSDARDRLVDGVYRNTRPDDPVGRIENAFLKKVGVANVEKRLKKAVKAGDIHDEDLHTMLEAAVNKKILTTDEAERYREAEEAVDDAIQVDHFNPGELPITQSD
- a CDS encoding alpha/beta fold hydrolase, which translates into the protein MQSLTGYKISGDGQPILLLHSSMSSKAQWKMLTSQLQDNYRTLAVDLWGYGEAPYPTHLAEHFSLQDEVERVVAVLAQTVGNSAPVHVVGHSYGAATALRFATQHSERVLSLTIYEPVAFHLLSREEPAFLEIAEVVKKLEETIAQNDEMGATQQFIDYWSGPGAFKRYPADIRNALSGQIRKVALDFKALIEEPTRLEDYADFTFSTYLMAGEQSPLSSRRISERLRESLPNLEFKQTPWGHMAPITHVADINELILARFMD